From the genome of Polyangiaceae bacterium, one region includes:
- the brxD gene encoding BREX system ATP-binding protein BrxD translates to MSAKETVDPRTADIIIESLRAGEVPREGLEHFATGIDAHVAALEEEFARITDGRGRYRFLRGEYGAGKTFFLRNIAARARAEGFVATYVRVSYPEVPLHQPVAMYRAITSGLGVHHKMDNALRDLVDQWLYKISERVADPDLGRGLADDHPQFAEAMAEESRRMLGIVADAAPAFAQALDAYARASLRGDTEIARSMLQWLSGDDKVAASARKQALITGKLGHQDVLGMLRALSTMVTQAGYRGLVVLIDEVERLVKLPRSDSRKTGLELIQNWMGALDAGQWPHALMVVAGTTSFFDSPRGVPMLEPLQQRIGPLNAGPFPDMDAVQLRLPPFDVARLLAVGKRVRELYEVCHAGTAHRVSDAFLERLAREVSGAFGGKVEVTPRRYLREVVSVLSRVRRYEAFVPEEHYAFQLDEAGAPALSDQERAAREGRSMVEAEQESLPESFDL, encoded by the coding sequence ATGAGCGCGAAGGAGACGGTGGATCCGCGGACGGCGGACATCATCATCGAATCGCTGCGCGCGGGGGAGGTTCCTCGCGAGGGGCTGGAGCATTTTGCGACGGGAATCGATGCGCACGTCGCGGCGCTGGAAGAAGAGTTCGCACGCATCACGGACGGGCGGGGGCGATATCGGTTTCTGCGGGGGGAATACGGCGCGGGAAAGACGTTTTTTCTGCGCAACATCGCCGCACGCGCGCGTGCCGAGGGGTTCGTTGCGACGTACGTGCGGGTGAGTTATCCGGAGGTGCCGTTGCATCAGCCCGTGGCGATGTATCGGGCCATCACGAGTGGTCTCGGCGTGCACCACAAGATGGACAATGCACTGCGGGATCTGGTGGATCAATGGCTGTACAAGATATCCGAGCGGGTGGCGGATCCGGATTTGGGGCGAGGTCTTGCCGATGATCATCCGCAATTTGCGGAAGCAATGGCGGAGGAATCGCGGCGCATGTTGGGCATCGTGGCGGACGCTGCGCCGGCGTTCGCGCAGGCGCTCGACGCGTATGCGCGTGCGTCGTTGCGTGGCGATACGGAAATAGCTCGGTCGATGCTGCAATGGCTGAGTGGTGACGACAAGGTGGCGGCATCGGCGCGGAAGCAGGCGCTCATTACGGGAAAACTGGGGCACCAGGACGTGCTGGGCATGCTGCGTGCGCTGTCGACGATGGTGACGCAAGCAGGGTATCGGGGGCTGGTGGTGCTCATCGACGAGGTGGAGCGGCTGGTGAAGCTACCGCGGTCGGACTCGCGGAAAACGGGGCTGGAGCTGATACAGAATTGGATGGGGGCGCTCGATGCGGGGCAATGGCCGCATGCGTTGATGGTGGTTGCGGGTACGACGTCGTTCTTCGATTCGCCACGAGGTGTCCCGATGCTGGAACCCTTGCAGCAGCGTATTGGGCCGCTGAATGCGGGGCCGTTTCCGGACATGGACGCGGTGCAATTGCGGCTGCCGCCGTTCGACGTGGCGCGGCTGCTCGCGGTGGGAAAACGCGTGCGCGAGCTGTACGAGGTGTGTCATGCGGGGACCGCGCATCGAGTGAGCGATGCGTTCCTCGAGCGACTGGCGCGCGAGGTATCGGGTGCATTCGGGGGTAAGGTGGAGGTGACGCCGCGCCGGTATTTGCGTGAAGTGGTGAGCGTGTTGTCACGGGTGCGAAGGTACGAAGCGTTCGTGCCGGAGGAGCATTACGCATTCCAGTTGGATGAGGCGGGCGCGCCGGCATTGTCGGATCAGGAACGGGCGGCGCGTGAAGGTCGTTCGATGGTCGAGGCCGAGCAAGAATCGTTACCCGAGTCATTCGACCTGTGA
- a CDS encoding DEAD/DEAH box helicase → MTIDPVLSGRDMVVLAPTAGGKTEAAFFPLISRILTERWEGTSVLYVSPLRALLNNQEPRLAHGRCRRAFGGQMAW, encoded by the coding sequence ATGACCATCGACCCTGTCTTGTCCGGGCGGGACATGGTGGTCTTGGCGCCGACGGCAGGAGGAAAAACCGAAGCTGCATTTTTCCCGCTGATCAGCCGAATTCTGACGGAACGGTGGGAAGGGACGAGCGTTCTTTACGTGTCGCCATTGCGCGCGCTGTTGAACAACCAAGAGCCGCGACTCGCGCATGGCCGATGCCGTCGGGCTTTCGGTGGGCAAATGGCATGGTGA
- a CDS encoding DEAD/DEAH box helicase, with amino-acid sequence MADAVGLSVGKWHGDVAAREKRAMVAEPPSILLITPESLEVLLLSGGEKSDKLLHCVRAVVVDEVHALAGDARGAHLISVVERLQRRAGKHIQRIGLSATVGNPEALSYWLSGSGVEGRPVVITPPRDAKAPLFQFRSARTKERAAEVIRALGAGKKRLVFVQGRRDAEGLAGALERLGVRAWVHHSSVGREQRDAAEQAFRMDGRSGADCDEQHGAGD; translated from the coding sequence ATGGCCGATGCCGTCGGGCTTTCGGTGGGCAAATGGCATGGTGACGTCGCAGCTCGAGAAAAGCGGGCCATGGTGGCCGAACCGCCGTCGATATTGCTGATTACGCCGGAATCGCTCGAGGTGCTGCTGCTTTCGGGCGGAGAAAAATCGGACAAATTGCTGCATTGCGTACGCGCGGTGGTGGTGGACGAGGTGCATGCGCTCGCAGGCGACGCGCGCGGGGCGCATTTGATATCGGTCGTGGAGCGGCTGCAACGACGAGCGGGGAAGCACATTCAGCGCATTGGATTGTCTGCGACGGTGGGTAATCCCGAGGCCCTTTCGTATTGGCTTTCCGGAAGCGGTGTGGAAGGTCGACCTGTCGTCATCACGCCGCCGCGTGACGCCAAGGCGCCACTATTTCAATTCCGATCGGCGCGAACGAAGGAGCGAGCTGCCGAGGTGATTCGCGCGCTCGGTGCGGGGAAAAAGCGGCTCGTTTTCGTGCAGGGGCGGCGCGATGCCGAAGGTTTGGCAGGGGCGCTCGAACGGCTGGGTGTGCGTGCGTGGGTGCATCATTCATCGGTGGGTCGCGAGCAGCGTGATGCGGCGGAGCAGGCATTCAGAATGGACGGCCGATCCGGTGCTGATTGCGACGAGCAGCATGGAGCTGGGGATTGA